In a genomic window of Sutcliffiella sp. FSL R7-0096:
- a CDS encoding HAMP domain-containing histidine kinase, protein MKIKSKILLFSTVWLVIMLLLVNGAIYFLFQKNILDNDLNRVRDHAESVTAAVNRAISENETDFSSLLNAYLPPNGMIRIVTEENTSVANSAKEYDMRLVPTKFQNQQFSTVRTLEGTPYAVVSYPLIWTDGNIVMLEVTEKLEDSKRTINTLLIVLLLASVIILIPALFFGNVLSRIILTPIHAMTKTMKQIQQTGDYQKLRLEGTSKDELYTMGNTFNQMIDILEKNYQKQQQFVSDASHELKTPLTVIESYASMLKRWGMKKPELLEESVDAIYSESIRMKEMTEQMLQLANADNDMVLKKETVDLQDLCKQAAHNMEVSFNREIRLMDGGLTSSVLADTNKIKQLLYILLDNARKYSEAEVELELGETAGNCYFSVRDKGMGIPKEDLDKVFDRFYRVDKARNRESGGAGLGLSIAKQIVDAHQGRIDFTSVEGKGTTVKVTLPKGKDSERE, encoded by the coding sequence ATGAAAATAAAAAGCAAAATTCTCTTGTTTTCCACCGTATGGCTCGTCATCATGTTGCTTCTAGTTAACGGGGCCATCTATTTTCTTTTCCAAAAAAACATTCTGGACAATGACCTGAACCGGGTCAGGGATCATGCCGAGTCAGTGACAGCGGCCGTGAACAGGGCGATAAGCGAGAACGAAACGGATTTCAGCTCCCTGCTCAATGCCTACCTCCCTCCTAACGGAATGATCCGTATCGTGACAGAAGAGAATACCTCTGTTGCCAACAGTGCCAAGGAGTACGATATGAGGTTGGTTCCCACTAAGTTTCAGAATCAGCAGTTTTCCACCGTTCGAACATTGGAAGGCACTCCATATGCGGTCGTTTCCTACCCGTTGATATGGACGGACGGAAACATCGTGATGCTGGAGGTCACAGAAAAGCTGGAGGATTCCAAACGAACGATCAACACCCTGCTTATCGTGCTACTGCTCGCTTCGGTTATCATCTTGATTCCTGCCTTATTTTTCGGAAACGTATTGAGCCGGATCATTTTGACCCCGATTCATGCCATGACGAAAACGATGAAGCAGATCCAGCAGACCGGGGATTATCAGAAGCTGCGACTTGAGGGCACTTCCAAGGATGAGCTTTATACAATGGGCAACACGTTCAACCAGATGATTGATATCCTCGAGAAAAACTATCAAAAACAACAGCAGTTCGTTTCCGATGCCTCCCATGAATTGAAGACGCCACTAACGGTAATCGAGAGCTATGCCAGCATGCTCAAACGCTGGGGCATGAAAAAGCCTGAGCTATTGGAGGAATCGGTGGACGCCATCTACTCCGAATCGATCCGGATGAAGGAAATGACCGAGCAGATGCTGCAACTGGCCAATGCGGATAATGATATGGTGCTAAAAAAAGAAACGGTCGATCTGCAAGACCTCTGCAAGCAAGCAGCACACAACATGGAGGTTTCTTTTAACAGGGAAATCAGGCTAATGGATGGTGGACTAACATCTTCTGTTTTGGCAGACACCAATAAAATAAAACAGTTACTTTATATTCTTTTGGATAACGCGCGGAAATATAGTGAAGCAGAAGTAGAGTTGGAGCTTGGCGAGACGGCTGGCAACTGCTACTTCTCTGTACGGGATAAAGGGATGGGGATCCCGAAAGAGGACCTGGACAAAGTCTTTGACCGCTTTTACCGGGTCGATAAAGCCAGAAACCGCGAGTCAGGTGGTGCAGGGCTTGGTCTTTCCATCGCCAAGCAGATTGTGGACGCACACCAAGGAAGGATCGACTTTACAAGTGTGGAAGGAAAAGGTACGACCGTGAAAGTGACATTGCCCAAGGGAAAGGACAGTGAACGAGAATGA
- the cydC gene encoding thiol reductant ABC exporter subunit CydC codes for MRELAHVVKLVMLEKKDILLSILLGFSAGITAVGLFASSGYLISKAALAPPIYTLTVMIAVLKLFGFARAFSRYGERLYSHRATFTILSNLRVSFYKKIEPLAPQIFQKYRSGDLLARIVGDVESLQNFFLRVFYPPIVLVLIFLSTIFFISFFSVYLAVVMLIGLILTGFVVPAIFAVGQRRLQNRVREERGSLSTEVTELLYGFRDLKIYQQLEGKEKLLADAAGSYVAEQEREGKQAMFNQSVNTFITLLVSWTLLALGAYLTVEGQFDGLFLAMLVMISLTVFENAAPMAVFPNHYEDSRRAAARLNDVVSVESPARDATLGSKMDLPANKAFSFQMRDVNFRFPGESRLTLDGVSINLPEGSKTAIVGPSGSGKSTLLQLLLKIYDAEKGIVSLDEWDYAAVEQEDLWSKANVVMQENHFFYGTIRENLALAKDGLGDEEMLEALGAVKLDGFSLDDEVLEKGENLSGGEKQRLAIARSLLKAERLWLLDEPTSSVDAVTEATILEELFEKAADDTLVLVSHRLTGLEKMDRIIVMENGRVVEAGTFDELMKAQGYFYEMKEIEKSVFM; via the coding sequence ATGAGAGAATTAGCACATGTTGTGAAACTGGTCATGTTGGAAAAGAAAGACATACTCCTGTCCATTTTGCTCGGATTCTCTGCAGGGATTACGGCTGTGGGGCTGTTTGCCTCTAGTGGTTACCTCATTTCCAAGGCGGCACTTGCTCCACCGATCTATACGTTGACGGTGATGATTGCGGTATTGAAGCTTTTCGGTTTTGCGAGGGCATTCAGCCGCTACGGCGAGAGACTATACTCGCATAGGGCGACCTTTACAATATTAAGTAATCTACGCGTTTCTTTTTATAAAAAAATAGAGCCCCTTGCGCCACAGATTTTTCAGAAGTATCGCAGCGGCGATTTGCTTGCACGGATTGTGGGGGACGTGGAGAGCTTGCAGAATTTCTTTCTTCGCGTATTTTATCCACCGATTGTGCTAGTGCTCATCTTTTTAAGTACGATATTTTTCATTTCGTTTTTCTCTGTGTATTTAGCAGTAGTGATGTTGATCGGACTGATTTTGACAGGCTTTGTGGTACCGGCTATCTTTGCGGTAGGACAACGTCGATTGCAAAATCGTGTCAGGGAAGAGCGAGGGTCGCTTTCTACAGAGGTGACGGAGCTACTTTACGGATTCCGGGATTTGAAAATCTATCAGCAACTGGAAGGTAAGGAAAAGTTGCTTGCCGATGCTGCAGGTTCTTATGTGGCGGAGCAAGAGCGAGAAGGGAAACAGGCGATGTTCAATCAATCGGTGAACACGTTTATCACGTTGCTTGTTTCATGGACCTTGCTTGCACTTGGAGCCTATCTGACGGTGGAAGGACAGTTTGATGGGCTGTTCCTTGCGATGCTTGTGATGATCTCCTTGACTGTATTTGAAAATGCCGCGCCGATGGCGGTTTTCCCTAATCATTATGAAGATAGCAGACGGGCTGCAGCAAGGCTGAATGATGTGGTGAGTGTGGAATCGCCAGCCAGGGACGCAACTTTGGGATCAAAGATGGACTTACCAGCAAATAAGGCGTTTTCCTTCCAAATGAGAGATGTTAACTTCCGTTTTCCGGGAGAATCCCGCCTGACATTGGACGGGGTGAGTATCAACTTGCCTGAAGGATCCAAAACGGCAATCGTCGGTCCAAGCGGATCCGGTAAATCTACGTTATTACAGCTGCTGTTGAAAATCTATGACGCGGAGAAAGGGATTGTTTCACTGGATGAGTGGGATTATGCTGCAGTGGAGCAGGAGGACCTGTGGAGCAAAGCGAATGTCGTCATGCAGGAAAACCACTTTTTCTACGGCACGATCAGGGAGAATCTAGCTCTTGCCAAGGATGGACTGGGCGATGAGGAGATGCTGGAGGCGTTGGGCGCAGTGAAGCTTGACGGGTTCTCTTTGGATGATGAGGTGTTGGAAAAAGGGGAGAATCTTTCCGGTGGAGAGAAACAACGCCTAGCGATAGCACGTTCGTTGCTGAAGGCAGAACGCTTGTGGTTGCTGGATGAGCCGACCTCCTCCGTGGATGCTGTGACAGAAGCGACGATTTTGGAGGAGCTTTTTGAAAAAGCGGCAGATGATACATTGGTGCTCGTAAGTCATCGATTGACTGGCCTGGAGAAGATGGATCGGATCATTGTCATGGAGAATGGCCGTGTTGTGGAGGCAGGCACGTTTGATGAATTGATGAAGGCGCAAGGTTATTTTTATGAGATGAAAGAGATTGAGAAGAGTGTGTTTATGTAA
- a CDS encoding PepSY domain-containing protein produces MKIFTAVIAGAVLIGGISVGAETLKNEDTKENLKQVQVATPTEEKTGITLSEASDIVLAKVENGVIKEAEKDRENGRLVYEIEVKNDEYEFDFKVDASNGEIIKEERDERRGKKASTTGGNGKAEDAGANEAVISIGEAIGIAKKEVPGKLEDIELERENGKLVYEVEIENFQNGDDEDVTVYIDAITGKVLYVEWDD; encoded by the coding sequence ATGAAAATTTTCACAGCAGTGATAGCAGGAGCCGTACTTATCGGAGGAATCAGCGTAGGAGCAGAAACATTAAAGAACGAGGACACAAAGGAAAACTTGAAACAGGTCCAGGTTGCCACTCCGACTGAAGAAAAGACCGGCATCACATTATCCGAAGCATCTGATATCGTATTGGCGAAGGTGGAAAATGGCGTTATCAAGGAAGCCGAGAAAGATCGCGAGAATGGGCGTCTTGTTTATGAAATCGAAGTGAAAAACGATGAATACGAGTTTGATTTCAAGGTGGATGCCTCGAATGGCGAGATCATCAAGGAAGAAAGAGATGAGCGTAGGGGTAAAAAAGCATCCACTACTGGTGGAAACGGGAAGGCTGAGGACGCTGGAGCGAATGAAGCCGTGATCTCCATCGGTGAGGCCATAGGCATCGCAAAGAAGGAAGTACCGGGCAAGCTCGAAGATATTGAACTAGAACGCGAAAACGGAAAGCTTGTGTATGAAGTGGAAATTGAAAACTTTCAAAATGGCGACGATGAAGATGTAACGGTCTATATTGATGCCATTACAGGAAAAGTGTTGTATGTAGAGTGGGATGATTAA
- a CDS encoding PepSY domain-containing protein translates to MKNKKRFLILITGAFVVLSGIALFYLFFNKTEALASEAEVRELVESQYRGSIITSMQQKEESFEVFMENDMGEYQLMVDGRSREITSLKLMNRKEDAGGGEPGSGKQEPGGEEPQDPAEEKPAPSMLSRDEAIEIALNEVPGKVDDVELDEDNGVKVYEVEIEVDEDSEATIIINAYTGEILSLTWD, encoded by the coding sequence ATGAAAAATAAGAAACGGTTCCTGATTCTAATCACTGGCGCTTTTGTGGTACTTTCAGGGATTGCGCTCTTCTATCTTTTTTTTAACAAGACGGAGGCCTTGGCTTCAGAAGCGGAAGTACGGGAGCTGGTGGAAAGCCAATATAGGGGCAGCATCATTACCTCCATGCAACAAAAAGAGGAATCCTTTGAAGTGTTCATGGAAAATGACATGGGGGAATATCAGCTGATGGTGGATGGCCGATCACGAGAGATCACCTCGTTGAAACTCATGAACCGTAAAGAGGATGCCGGTGGAGGAGAACCTGGCTCAGGGAAACAGGAGCCAGGTGGCGAAGAGCCCCAAGATCCCGCAGAGGAGAAGCCCGCTCCAAGCATGCTTAGCAGGGATGAAGCCATTGAAATCGCCTTAAACGAAGTGCCAGGTAAAGTGGATGATGTGGAGCTTGATGAAGATAATGGCGTCAAGGTATATGAAGTCGAAATCGAAGTGGATGAGGATTCGGAGGCAACCATCATCATCAATGCTTATACAGGTGAAATCCTGTCCTTGACATGGGATTAA